The Paraflavitalea devenefica genomic interval TCATGTTCCAGGCGGACTGTGTATTCAAATCCCGGAAAATGTCTTCCCCCCTGCCCTTCACAAATTGCAGGTACTGCCCATCCAAACGCCGGTTCCATATATGAAAAGTAGTCGTATCGCTTTCCAGCAGCAACAATACCGGTAAGCCCGGCAGGGAATCCTGGATCACTTCTTTACGCACCAGGTCATTCCAGTCATACGCTTTCGCCCACTTGCCATGTACAATGCCCACCACCCAGGACTTGAATTGCCAGGAACCCGAATCCCTTTTTTCCAGGTGATTGTCAATGGTGCCTTTATCAAAATCAGCCAGGTGTTCATATTGCAGCTTAAAAGAAGTGTCGGGCTGCAAAACTCCGGAGTTGGGATAAGCGGCCATCCAGGCAGCCAGGGTGGCCTGTGTAGAGGGGATTTCAGCTAGTTTCCTGCCTTTTAACGGCCCTGCTATAGCTTCTCCGCTAACCTGCCGCCACCAGCTTTTAGTAGTGGCATCTTCAAATAGCGCATTAAAATGATCCATCCCCACCAAACGGAACGTTTCTTTTTGTCCATTGACAACCGGGCTAAAAACCCGCCCCGTTCGGCAAACCGTACAATAGGTCACCATAATGGGCGTATTACCCAGGGAATCCTGCACCTGGTGATGATAACCGATAAGCTGGATGGGATAAGCTTTTGATTCGCCATTGACCGTAACACCGATCACCAGCTTATCACCAGGTATATTGTTGGCTGCAGCACGGGCAAAGGTGATATCGGTAGGCTGATAAAACATTTTATCGGCCAGGAACCGGAAATTAAAAAAGTAAAAGATCACGGCATACAAGGCCAGGCCACTCACCAGCAATACCTTTTTCCAGGTCTTCGCCTGTTTGAATATATGTATTACCGGGTATACAATCAGCAATAGACCAACAATCCGCAACCAGCCTATATTGTTATGAAGCCAGTAGGCGATACCAATGGTATTGCTTTGCTGACTTCCCGGAAAAGGCATGATCAAATAAACCCGTACTATTTCGGTGGAAAACAGCAACAGTAATCCCACTGCTAAAAGAAGTTGTTTCATGCAGTAATGCTTATAAGTGATGTTAAGGACCGTTTATAGGATCAGGTTATTAAAAGCTGCTTGTAGGAGCACAGCCAACTGCATTGGCGCCACCAAGGGTAAAATCCACTTTGGTCAGAGTAGTCTTCACCAACGTATTACTGCCTTGCCTGATACGGATGTTGCCATTGGCCGCTATATCCCTGAACACCTGCACCGTTTGACTACCCGGCCATTTGATCTCAATGCTCTGGATACTGGTAGCTGTGCCAATGCCAATATGCTGCATCAGGGGATTAGCGCCAAAGCTGCCGCCGGAATTAACATCCCGGTAAACAGACCGCACCACGCCCTGCTCACTAAACGTAACCTTTATTTTGGCGCCTATGGCTGCCCGGTTGCACTGCACTCCTTCCAATGAGATATTGATCCAGCGATTATCATTTTGCCCGGGATTTACATAGAGAGAATTCTGGTAAGCATCCCCCGCAAAAGCGCCCCCCATATCAATATAAATATCCTGGTCGCCATCATTGTCAAGATCGGCAAAAGCAACGCCATGGCCTTTTTGCAGGTTGCCCACCCGCGCAGCCGTGGTAACATCCACAAACCCGCGCCCCTGTATATTTTTAAACAGCTTGTTAGGCACCAGCGACTGGTAATCGGGATTGCCCGTTCCAAAGTACATATCCAGGTAACCATCATTGTCTATATCCCCAAAATTACAGCCCATGGCAAACACTACTTTTTGCACGCCTGCCTTCTCTGATACATCTTCAAACGTTCCGTCGTGCTTATTCCTGTACAGGAGGAGCTTCCCGGAATTACCAACAGGCATCCCCAACGCTTCACCGGCAGCATACCAGGCCAGCGACCGGTCAAACTCATAGCCTGATACCAACAGGTCGAGCCAGCCATCATTGTCATAGTCCCAGAACCAGGTGGGAAAGGTACGCGTGGTATTGCCGGCCAGACCTGCCTGCGCCGTTACATCGGTAAACGATACGGTCTTATCTTTTACTCCCTCATTCTTCAGCAACGCTTTCCGGCCACTCAGGCAGGAAATGAAAATATCCGTCAGCCCATCATTATTATAATCGCCCGACGTGACACCCTTCACAAAATCAATCATCTTACAACCGGCTTTCTCCGCCACTTCTGTAAAAGTACCGTTCCCGTTATTCATATACAGCTCACAGGGATTGGGATCTTTTTTATCCGATGTTTCGTTGCCAATGAATACATCCAGCCAGCCATCATTGTTAAAATCGGCCCAGGTCGCTGTTTGGGTAGGATGAAAGGAAAGCAGGCCGCTTGCTTTGGTAACATCGGTAAAAGTACCATCGCCATTATTCTTCAGCAGGGAATTGGGCTCCTTGCCAAATTTCCCTTTCCAGGCGCCCCGCAATACAAAAATATCTTTGAGACCGTCATTGTTGTAATCAGTTTGCATAATATTCAGGCCGCCTGTAAATGCTTTCAGGCCCGATACTTCAGAAATATCGGTGAAGGAACCATTGCTGTTGTTGCGGCAATAATGCATCCCCTGGTCCAACGACCAACTGCTGGTGACGATATCGAGGTAACCATCATTATTGAAGTCATCTACAATATTGCCGCCGGCCATATTGTTCGTATTAAGTCCCATTTGTACCGCCACATCAACAAAGGGTTTTACGCCGGCGGAGGCGCCGGTATCCAATCCCTTGATCAGCCAGGCAGCCGGAACGTTATCCGGGTAGCCTCCGGTGGTCATATAAGCAATATTGAGCAGCCACCTGGATTCGAGGTCGTTGGGATCATATTGCAGCAGGCGCTCAAACTGTTCAATGGCTTTTTCCGATCCCCATTTATCACCATGAACGCCTTTACCGGCGATGGGGAATACACAGGATTCACCTGAGTGATCTTTAACACAATTCCGGCGCTCTCCTATCCGCATACTGGTAATGGCGAGCTGCTTCATCACGGCCACTTGCGGGCCCTGTCCATGGTTGGATAGCTTGTTCAATACATTCTTACTGATCTCCATGGCTGTGTCCTCTTTACCCAGCTCCAGCATGGCA includes:
- a CDS encoding DUF3179 domain-containing (seleno)protein is translated as MKQLLLAVGLLLLFSTEIVRVYLIMPFPGSQQSNTIGIAYWLHNNIGWLRIVGLLLIVYPVIHIFKQAKTWKKVLLVSGLALYAVIFYFFNFRFLADKMFYQPTDITFARAAANNIPGDKLVIGVTVNGESKAYPIQLIGYHHQVQDSLGNTPIMVTYCTVCRTGRVFSPVVNGQKETFRLVGMDHFNALFEDATTKSWWRQVSGEAIAGPLKGRKLAEIPSTQATLAAWMAAYPNSGVLQPDTSFKLQYEHLADFDKGTIDNHLEKRDSGSWQFKSWVVGIVHGKWAKAYDWNDLVRKEVIQDSLPGLPVLLLLESDTTTFHIWNRRLDGQYLQFVKGRGEDIFRDLNTQSAWNMNGVCIEGPLKGQQLLPVQSYQEFWHSWSTFHPGTERYQ
- a CDS encoding CRTAC1 family protein — translated: MHALSKMATMVAVFLLLNSCGNSVSSNKEMISLLSTVAQSAYSPYNNFCPEAKLHFYDSMLATAPSLREAVYVEYLKANAMLELGKEDTAMEISKNVLNKLSNHGQGPQVAVMKQLAITSMRIGERRNCVKDHSGESCVFPIAGKGVHGDKWGSEKAIEQFERLLQYDPNDLESRWLLNIAYMTTGGYPDNVPAAWLIKGLDTGASAGVKPFVDVAVQMGLNTNNMAGGNIVDDFNNDGYLDIVTSSWSLDQGMHYCRNNSNGSFTDISEVSGLKAFTGGLNIMQTDYNNDGLKDIFVLRGAWKGKFGKEPNSLLKNNGDGTFTDVTKASGLLSFHPTQTATWADFNNDGWLDVFIGNETSDKKDPNPCELYMNNGNGTFTEVAEKAGCKMIDFVKGVTSGDYNNDGLTDIFISCLSGRKALLKNEGVKDKTVSFTDVTAQAGLAGNTTRTFPTWFWDYDNDGWLDLLVSGYEFDRSLAWYAAGEALGMPVGNSGKLLLYRNKHDGTFEDVSEKAGVQKVVFAMGCNFGDIDNDGYLDMYFGTGNPDYQSLVPNKLFKNIQGRGFVDVTTAARVGNLQKGHGVAFADLDNDGDQDIYIDMGGAFAGDAYQNSLYVNPGQNDNRWINISLEGVQCNRAAIGAKIKVTFSEQGVVRSVYRDVNSGGSFGANPLMQHIGIGTATSIQSIEIKWPGSQTVQVFRDIAANGNIRIRQGSNTLVKTTLTKVDFTLGGANAVGCAPTSSF